One stretch of Bosea vaviloviae DNA includes these proteins:
- a CDS encoding DUF1036 domain-containing protein has protein sequence MTRISPTILRLCLLAACLVAGASPAFADLRMCNTTGSRVGVAIGYRDAQGWTTEGWWNLSPRGCETLLRGTLAARFYYVHAVDYDKGGEWTGKSVMCTRNKEFTIRGIEDCLARGFDRAGFFEVDTGEQKSWTIQLTDTTGNAPQRP, from the coding sequence ATGACCCGCATCAGCCCGACGATCTTGCGACTATGCCTGCTGGCGGCCTGCCTCGTGGCCGGGGCTTCGCCCGCCTTCGCCGATCTGCGCATGTGCAACACCACAGGCAGCCGCGTCGGCGTCGCGATCGGCTATCGCGACGCGCAGGGTTGGACCACGGAAGGCTGGTGGAACCTCAGCCCGCGCGGCTGCGAGACGCTGCTGCGCGGCACCTTGGCGGCGCGTTTCTACTATGTGCATGCTGTCGATTACGACAAGGGTGGCGAATGGACGGGAAAATCCGTCATGTGCACGCGCAACAAGGAATTCACGATCCGTGGCATCGAGGATTGCCTGGCGCGCGGTTTCGACCGCGCCGGCTTCTTCGAGGTCGATACGGGCGAGCAGAAAAGCTGGACGATCCAGCTCACCGACACCACCGGCAATGCGCCGCAACGCCCCTGA
- a CDS encoding glycerate kinase type-2 family protein produces MQARRDDTTGSRATARVIFDAAVARAHPAGCLPAHLPVPPATGRLILLAAGKAAGSMTALAEAHYLDSGFPQDRLTGHAVARHGYETVTRHIPMVAAGHPVPDQGSVDSAALALALAASAAADELVLVLLSGGGSANWVAPAGSLTLAEKQAVNKALLRSGAPIGEMNIVRKRLSRIKGGRLALAAAPARLLTLAVSDVPGDEPTAIASGPTVPDPTTLAQARAIVARYKLDLPPAARALLDDDASETPKPGHPAFANSEFRIIARPADALAAAREAAEAAGYAVHDLGADLEGEARDVANAHAALACKLKALGKRTAILSGGELTVTLRGQGRGGPNQEYALALAIALAGEPGIVALSGDTDGTDGGGGEATDPAGAVIDPTTLTRAAALGLVPAQSLADNDSTGFFEPLGDLLRTGPTLTNVNDCRVILIDP; encoded by the coding sequence GTGCAGGCGAGACGTGACGATACGACAGGCTCTCGCGCAACCGCCCGTGTGATCTTCGATGCCGCCGTCGCGCGCGCCCATCCCGCCGGCTGCCTGCCGGCGCATCTGCCGGTTCCTCCGGCAACGGGGCGCCTGATCCTGCTCGCCGCTGGCAAGGCGGCGGGCAGCATGACCGCGCTGGCCGAGGCACATTATCTCGATTCGGGCTTTCCGCAGGACCGGCTCACCGGCCATGCCGTCGCGCGCCATGGCTATGAGACGGTGACCCGCCACATCCCGATGGTCGCGGCCGGCCATCCCGTACCCGATCAGGGCAGCGTCGACAGCGCGGCGCTGGCGCTGGCGCTGGCGGCCTCCGCCGCCGCCGACGAGCTCGTGCTCGTGCTGCTCTCGGGCGGCGGTTCGGCGAACTGGGTTGCGCCGGCCGGCAGCCTGACGCTGGCCGAGAAGCAGGCGGTCAACAAGGCGCTGCTGCGCTCGGGCGCGCCGATCGGCGAGATGAACATCGTCCGCAAGCGGCTTTCGCGGATCAAGGGCGGCAGGTTGGCGCTCGCCGCCGCTCCGGCGCGTTTGCTGACGCTTGCGGTCTCCGACGTGCCCGGCGATGAGCCGACAGCCATCGCCTCGGGGCCGACCGTGCCCGACCCGACCACGCTGGCGCAGGCCCGTGCCATCGTCGCCCGTTACAAGCTCGATCTGCCGCCCGCCGCGCGCGCGCTTCTCGATGACGATGCCAGCGAGACGCCCAAGCCCGGCCATCCCGCCTTCGCCAACAGCGAATTCCGCATTATCGCCCGCCCGGCCGATGCGCTTGCGGCGGCGAGGGAGGCTGCAGAGGCTGCAGGCTATGCGGTGCATGATCTTGGCGCCGATCTCGAAGGCGAGGCACGCGATGTCGCCAACGCCCATGCGGCGCTCGCGTGCAAATTGAAGGCGCTGGGCAAGCGCACCGCCATCCTGTCCGGCGGTGAATTGACGGTGACGCTGCGCGGGCAAGGCCGGGGCGGGCCGAATCAGGAATATGCGCTGGCGCTCGCCATCGCGCTCGCCGGCGAACCGGGCATCGTCGCACTCTCGGGCGATACCGACGGCACCGACGGCGGTGGCGGCGAGGCGACCGATCCGGCCGGTGCGGTGATCGATCCCACGACTTTGACGCGCGCTGCCGCGCTCGGCCTCGTTCCTGCCCAATCGCTCGCCGACAACGATTCGACGGGTTTCTTCGAGCCGCTCGGCGATCTGCTGCGGACGGGACCGACCCTGACCAATGTGAATGATTGCCGCGTGATCCTGATAGACCCTTGA
- a CDS encoding N-formylglutamate amidohydrolase: MRIDPAETQPAKTRPAIALKPAVLRAPGEVEVIPGDLASGILLICDHATNAIPPELDSLGLPPAQLERHIAYDIGAAEMTRAMARALNAPAVLSNFSRLLIDPNRGLDDPTLVMRLSDGAIVPGNRHIDQAGITERVARYYEPYDAAIDAAVDAALAAGHPPAIVSLHSFTPFWKAAARPWHVGVLWDGEGALSQLLIAALQREGDLVVGDNEPYRGGLPGDTIDRHATRRGLHETLIELRQDLIASDATARDWGERLAAILPGCLASLRAG; the protein is encoded by the coding sequence ATGCGGATCGATCCGGCCGAGACCCAACCGGCCAAGACCCGACCGGCCATAGCGCTGAAGCCGGCGGTGCTCCGCGCACCCGGCGAGGTCGAGGTCATTCCGGGCGATCTCGCGAGCGGCATCCTGCTGATCTGCGACCACGCCACCAACGCGATCCCGCCCGAACTCGATTCGCTCGGCCTGCCGCCGGCCCAGCTCGAACGCCATATCGCCTATGACATCGGCGCGGCCGAGATGACGCGCGCCATGGCGCGGGCGCTCAATGCGCCTGCCGTGCTGAGCAATTTCTCGCGCCTGCTGATCGACCCCAATCGCGGCCTGGACGACCCGACGCTGGTGATGCGCCTCTCCGACGGCGCGATCGTGCCCGGCAACCGTCATATCGATCAAGCCGGCATCACTGAGCGCGTGGCGCGCTACTACGAGCCCTATGACGCGGCGATCGATGCGGCGGTAGACGCCGCACTCGCCGCCGGTCACCCGCCCGCGATCGTCTCGCTGCACTCCTTCACGCCATTCTGGAAGGCCGCAGCGCGGCCCTGGCATGTCGGCGTGCTCTGGGACGGTGAAGGCGCATTGTCGCAGCTGCTGATCGCCGCCTTGCAGCGCGAGGGCGATCTCGTGGTCGGCGACAACGAACCCTATCGCGGCGGCCTGCCCGGCGACACGATCGACCGTCACGCGACGCGCCGCGGCTTGCACGAGACGCTGATCGAACTGCGCCAGGATCTGATCGCCAGCGACGCCACCGCACGCGACTGGGGCGAGCGACTGGCCGCAATCCTGCCCGGATGTCTTGCCTCATTGCGCGCCGGCTGA
- a CDS encoding DUF2312 domain-containing protein, with the protein MEDPVAGDQLKSIVERIERLEEEKKTISDDIKEVYAEAKGNGYDVKVLRKVIAIRKRDANERAEEEAILDLYLQAVGESA; encoded by the coding sequence ATGGAAGATCCGGTTGCTGGCGACCAGCTGAAGAGCATCGTCGAGCGCATCGAGCGCCTCGAGGAAGAGAAGAAGACCATCTCCGACGACATCAAGGAGGTCTATGCCGAGGCCAAGGGCAATGGCTACGACGTCAAGGTCCTGCGCAAGGTGATCGCCATCCGCAAGCGCGACGCCAATGAGCGCGCCGAGGAGGAAGCCATCCTCGACCTCTACCTGCAGGCCGTCGGCGAGAGCGCCTGA
- the corA gene encoding magnesium/cobalt transporter CorA, which translates to MSVAEERSAAETLSFPHAAPAPAKVPEPGHRHETGVVASSVYAHGVRIADIPIEEAGAWARKDGHVVWIGLLEPDSDLLHRVQQQFNLHPLAVEDATNAHQRPKLEQYGDALFVVARTAQLVDKRIAFGETHIFVGNGYIVSVRHGASTSYKTVRQHWETCPTSLAKGEDFILYAILDFIVDNYMPVLEAIHEEVEEIEDKVLAKPMIRDDIERLYMLRRDLLRLRNAAAPLVDVCQRLANANVPQVRPTLAPMFRDVTDHVRTVQEKIDSLREVLAFAFEVSLLIGQSQENAITKRLASWAAILAVPTAVAGIYGMNFKNMPELELQFGYHTVLALIVSSCAVLFWRFKKNGWL; encoded by the coding sequence ATGTCTGTCGCCGAAGAACGGTCTGCCGCCGAAACCCTGTCTTTTCCGCACGCCGCGCCAGCGCCCGCCAAGGTCCCCGAGCCAGGCCATCGCCACGAGACCGGCGTCGTCGCCTCCAGCGTCTATGCCCATGGCGTGCGCATCGCCGATATACCCATCGAGGAAGCTGGCGCATGGGCCCGCAAGGACGGCCATGTCGTCTGGATCGGCCTGCTCGAGCCCGATTCCGATCTGCTCCACCGTGTGCAGCAGCAGTTCAACCTGCATCCGCTTGCGGTCGAGGACGCGACGAACGCCCATCAGCGCCCGAAGCTCGAACAATATGGCGACGCGCTTTTCGTCGTCGCGCGCACGGCCCAGCTGGTCGACAAGCGCATCGCGTTTGGCGAGACGCATATCTTCGTCGGCAATGGCTATATCGTCAGCGTCCGCCACGGCGCCTCGACCTCGTACAAGACGGTGCGACAGCACTGGGAGACCTGTCCGACCTCGCTCGCGAAGGGGGAGGATTTCATCCTCTACGCGATCCTCGATTTCATCGTCGACAACTACATGCCGGTGCTCGAGGCGATCCATGAGGAGGTCGAGGAGATCGAGGACAAGGTGCTGGCGAAGCCGATGATCCGCGACGACATCGAGCGGCTCTACATGCTGCGGCGCGATCTTCTGCGCTTGCGCAATGCAGCCGCGCCTTTGGTCGATGTCTGCCAGCGCCTCGCCAATGCGAATGTGCCGCAGGTGCGCCCGACGCTCGCGCCGATGTTCCGCGACGTGACCGACCATGTCCGCACGGTTCAGGAAAAGATCGACAGCCTGCGCGAGGTGCTCGCCTTCGCCTTCGAGGTGAGCCTGCTCATCGGCCAGAGCCAGGAAAACGCGATCACCAAGAGGCTCGCCTCATGGGCTGCTATTCTCGCGGTGCCGACGGCAGTCGCCGGCATCTATGGCATGAACTTCAAGAACATGCCGGAGCTCGAACTCCAGTTCGGCTATCACACCGTCCTGGCGCTGATCGTCAGCTCCTGCGCGGTGCTCTTTTGGCGCTTCAAGAAGAATGGCTGGCTGTGA
- a CDS encoding glutathione S-transferase family protein, translating into MLLVGMLDSPYVRRAAVTGRLLGLDFEHRSVSVFRHMEAFAKINPLIKAPSLVCDDGTVITDSNLIIQHFEDVAGRSLRPNDAAARTRDLGLTGIGIVAADKAVSIEYERKRPDAQRYAPWQERIVAQLDTALDLLDAATKRGELGAGPNLRPGDISAAIAWGFCRFVIPDYAPEERWPALAAQAKACEALDVFKHWPIDREEP; encoded by the coding sequence ATGTTGCTCGTTGGAATGCTGGACAGCCCTTATGTCCGCCGCGCTGCCGTCACGGGGAGGCTCCTGGGGCTCGATTTCGAGCACCGTTCGGTCTCGGTGTTCCGGCACATGGAAGCCTTCGCCAAGATCAACCCGCTGATCAAGGCGCCCTCGCTCGTCTGCGACGACGGCACGGTGATCACCGATTCCAATCTGATCATCCAGCATTTCGAGGATGTCGCCGGCCGCTCGCTGCGCCCGAACGATGCAGCCGCGCGGACACGCGATCTCGGCCTGACCGGTATCGGCATCGTCGCCGCCGACAAGGCCGTCTCGATCGAGTATGAGCGCAAACGGCCCGACGCACAGCGCTACGCGCCCTGGCAGGAGCGCATCGTCGCGCAGCTCGACACCGCCCTCGACCTGCTCGATGCGGCGACCAAGCGCGGCGAACTCGGCGCTGGGCCGAACCTGCGGCCCGGCGACATCTCCGCCGCGATCGCCTGGGGTTTCTGCCGCTTCGTGATCCCTGATTATGCGCCGGAGGAACGCTGGCCGGCGCTGGCCGCGCAAGCGAAGGCCTGCGAGGCGCTCGACGTGTTCAAGCATTGGCCGATCGACCGCGAGGAACCGTAG
- a CDS encoding DUF882 domain-containing protein: MSIATRSRRLSALPKPGFRQFLALSVAATALMLGVRGTQDAVANGDTRTITITHMHTKEETTVTFKRDGRYDSAALEKLNWALRDWRTDEPIRMDPRLFDVAWEVQRAVGSQESFHVVSAYRSPGTNSMLRRRSRAVAKNSQHMLGKAMDFYLPDTPTAKIREAGMRLQRGGVGFYPGAHTPFVHLDAGSVRSWPRMTRDQLVRLFPDEKTVHLPADGHPLAGYELAKADVMSRGGSVAGYASADSDEGAVISSGRKSLWAALFGGDDEEADARPTRGRGNSPKPQPTVMAYAAPARDDSNSNDGGRFAVAVQAPAPEPAARTVVRERSERLAPRIVEPQPAQVAAVAPAAAPAPPADDKRPRLIDAPIPLARPRGLTMPLQPGDSIQVAALPASGGALAFAPQGATAEDQKLVLASLPPRRPDQMVSLIEAVVEGKPMNAPMPPTRPAAFANLVLADLRGGTGASAETPQVQPAGRLVTITHPLPPGRPREDGFVLASMPSVSRHAPSPAPATPIVAQYDADRTGLDSLFATVVRSPATAGKAVTVATARTKAGPANNAEPIQAPGPAASLGFSHAEPSDAKTGSFSGPAVRPLPTNFVQN, encoded by the coding sequence ATGTCTATCGCCACGCGTTCGAGACGGCTTTCGGCGCTGCCGAAGCCGGGCTTCCGCCAGTTTTTGGCGCTGAGCGTGGCGGCCACGGCTCTGATGCTCGGCGTGCGCGGCACGCAGGATGCCGTCGCCAATGGCGACACGCGCACCATCACCATCACGCATATGCACACCAAGGAGGAGACGACCGTCACCTTCAAGCGCGATGGCCGCTATGATTCCGCTGCGCTGGAGAAGCTGAACTGGGCGCTGCGCGACTGGCGCACCGACGAGCCGATCCGGATGGACCCGCGCCTGTTCGACGTCGCCTGGGAGGTGCAGCGCGCGGTTGGTTCCCAGGAATCCTTCCACGTCGTCTCGGCCTATCGCTCGCCGGGCACCAATTCGATGCTGCGCCGGCGCTCGCGAGCTGTCGCCAAGAACAGCCAGCACATGCTCGGCAAGGCGATGGATTTCTATCTGCCGGATACGCCGACGGCCAAGATCCGCGAGGCCGGCATGCGGCTCCAGCGCGGCGGCGTCGGCTTCTATCCCGGCGCGCATACGCCCTTCGTCCATCTCGACGCCGGCTCGGTCCGTTCCTGGCCGCGCATGACGCGCGATCAATTGGTGCGGCTGTTCCCGGACGAGAAGACAGTGCATCTGCCGGCCGATGGCCATCCGCTCGCGGGCTATGAACTGGCCAAGGCCGATGTGATGTCGCGCGGCGGCTCGGTCGCCGGTTACGCGAGTGCCGATTCCGATGAAGGCGCGGTGATCTCGTCGGGTCGCAAGAGCTTGTGGGCGGCCCTTTTCGGCGGCGATGACGAGGAAGCGGATGCGCGCCCGACGCGCGGCCGCGGCAATTCGCCAAAGCCCCAGCCGACGGTCATGGCCTATGCCGCCCCCGCCCGGGATGACAGCAATTCCAATGATGGCGGGCGCTTCGCCGTTGCGGTGCAGGCTCCCGCTCCCGAACCCGCCGCCCGCACGGTCGTGCGCGAGCGCTCCGAGCGGCTGGCGCCGAGAATCGTCGAGCCGCAACCGGCGCAGGTCGCCGCCGTGGCGCCCGCCGCTGCACCGGCACCGCCGGCCGACGACAAGCGGCCGAGACTGATCGACGCCCCGATTCCGCTGGCGCGACCGCGCGGCCTGACCATGCCGCTGCAGCCCGGCGATTCGATCCAGGTCGCGGCCTTGCCGGCCTCCGGCGGCGCGCTCGCCTTCGCCCCGCAAGGTGCGACCGCAGAGGATCAGAAGCTTGTCCTGGCCTCGCTGCCGCCGCGCCGGCCCGACCAGATGGTTTCGCTGATCGAGGCCGTGGTGGAAGGCAAGCCCATGAACGCGCCTATGCCGCCGACCCGCCCCGCTGCCTTCGCCAATCTGGTGCTCGCGGATCTGCGCGGCGGGACGGGAGCCTCCGCCGAGACGCCGCAGGTGCAGCCGGCTGGGCGTCTGGTCACGATCACGCATCCGCTGCCGCCTGGCCGTCCGCGCGAGGACGGTTTTGTGCTGGCCTCGATGCCCTCCGTCAGCCGGCATGCGCCAAGCCCGGCTCCGGCGACCCCGATCGTGGCGCAATATGATGCCGACCGGACGGGGCTCGATTCGCTCTTCGCGACGGTTGTGCGCAGCCCGGCCACCGCCGGCAAGGCGGTCACGGTCGCCACCGCCCGCACCAAAGCCGGGCCAGCCAACAATGCCGAACCGATTCAGGCTCCGGGACCGGCGGCCTCTCTCGGCTTCAGCCATGCCGAGCCGAGCGACGCCAAGACGGGCTCGTTCAGCGGCCCGGCGGTCAGGCCGCTGCCGACGAATTTCGTCCAGAACTGA
- a CDS encoding L,D-transpeptidase family protein, producing the protein MRRRHWAGLGSASVLALALGLTAARAQAPSAQAPSTMEPALGLALPEQPALVILREERPAEASREEPGMVTGTVAPSVVPQNNLVTSEPQPTPATTPGVDDRPAALDIPAADIPAVDLPPLDPALAPPEPLRSAAPSEVTIPPPDLPKVVVELPSGSTLAGDIAARMSEGLALPRLAERERNEILAAYQAQENRPLWIDGKGWSEAAKHLVAQLGRAAEDGLRPTDYPLPVFEASDKGKLAEADVRLSALAVLYARDARGGRIDPRRLSKLITPTLYLPSATEVLSELTAVQDPGAALAAYNPPHEQYRRLKAKLAELREHLDDTPLVRIPAGPPLKLGMRDERVPLVRARLGLGPSEEPVFDHSTALALADFQKKAGLPANGVLSERTLAALGTPATARGEQDIIAQMERWRWLPPDLGESHIIVNVPEFMVRVVRDGKVVHETRAIVGKPDTATPIFSHKMDHVIVNPSWNVPPSILKKEFLPGLAADPNYAAKRGYVVTRHGNNISVRQPPGERNALGWIKFMFPNDHAVYLHDTPNRRLFASERRAFSHGCVRVDNPFLLADQVLGPDWSHERLKRLIGSGERMIKLPQPLPIHLVYNTYVVGADGHMTVFDDLYGFHRLVRQALEQRG; encoded by the coding sequence ATGCGTCGTCGCCACTGGGCGGGCTTGGGTTCAGCCTCGGTTCTGGCGCTTGCGCTGGGGCTGACGGCAGCGCGCGCGCAAGCGCCTTCTGCCCAAGCGCCCTCTACCATGGAACCTGCGCTCGGCCTCGCGTTGCCGGAGCAGCCGGCCCTGGTCATCCTGCGCGAAGAGCGGCCGGCCGAGGCCTCTCGGGAAGAGCCCGGCATGGTGACGGGAACGGTCGCTCCCTCAGTGGTGCCGCAGAACAATCTCGTGACGTCCGAGCCGCAGCCTACGCCTGCGACGACGCCCGGGGTCGATGACCGTCCCGCAGCGCTCGACATCCCAGCCGCCGACATCCCGGCCGTCGATCTGCCGCCGCTCGATCCGGCGCTGGCGCCGCCCGAGCCGCTGCGCTCGGCTGCGCCCAGCGAGGTCACGATTCCCCCGCCGGACCTGCCCAAGGTCGTGGTCGAATTGCCCTCCGGCTCCACTCTCGCCGGTGATATCGCGGCGCGCATGAGCGAGGGGCTGGCGCTGCCGCGCCTGGCCGAACGTGAGCGCAACGAGATCCTGGCCGCCTATCAGGCGCAGGAGAACCGGCCGCTGTGGATCGACGGCAAGGGCTGGAGCGAGGCCGCCAAGCATCTCGTCGCCCAGCTCGGCCGCGCGGCTGAGGACGGGCTGAGGCCGACCGATTATCCGCTGCCGGTGTTCGAGGCGAGCGACAAGGGCAAGCTCGCAGAAGCCGATGTCAGGCTCTCGGCATTGGCCGTGCTCTATGCCCGCGATGCGCGCGGCGGCCGCATCGATCCGCGCCGCCTGTCGAAGCTGATCACGCCGACGCTCTATCTGCCCTCGGCTACCGAGGTGCTGTCGGAACTGACGGCGGTGCAGGATCCGGGTGCGGCGCTCGCCGCCTATAACCCGCCGCATGAGCAGTATCGCCGCCTCAAGGCCAAGCTCGCCGAGTTGCGCGAGCATCTCGACGATACGCCGCTGGTGCGCATTCCGGCTGGCCCGCCGCTGAAGCTCGGCATGCGTGACGAGCGCGTGCCGCTGGTCCGGGCGCGACTGGGCCTGGGCCCGTCGGAGGAACCGGTCTTCGATCATTCGACCGCGCTGGCGCTTGCCGATTTCCAGAAGAAGGCCGGGCTGCCGGCCAATGGCGTGCTCAGCGAGCGCACGCTGGCCGCGCTGGGTACGCCGGCGACCGCGCGCGGCGAGCAGGACATCATCGCCCAGATGGAGCGCTGGCGCTGGCTGCCGCCCGATCTCGGTGAGAGCCACATCATCGTCAACGTGCCGGAGTTCATGGTCCGCGTCGTGCGCGACGGCAAGGTCGTGCACGAGACCCGCGCCATTGTCGGCAAGCCCGATACGGCGACGCCGATCTTCTCGCACAAGATGGACCACGTCATCGTGAATCCGTCCTGGAACGTGCCGCCTTCGATCCTGAAGAAGGAGTTCCTGCCGGGGCTCGCTGCCGATCCGAACTATGCCGCCAAGCGCGGCTATGTGGTGACGCGGCACGGCAACAACATCTCCGTCCGCCAGCCCCCGGGCGAGCGCAACGCGCTCGGCTGGATCAAGTTCATGTTCCCCAACGACCATGCCGTCTATCTGCACGACACGCCGAACCGCCGGCTTTTCGCCAGCGAGCGTCGCGCGTTCAGCCATGGCTGCGTGCGCGTCGACAATCCCTTCCTGCTGGCGGACCAGGTGCTCGGGCCGGACTGGTCGCATGAGCGGCTGAAGCGCCTGATTGGCTCGGGCGAGCGCATGATCAAGCTGCCGCAGCCATTACCGATTCATCTGGTCTATAATACCTATGTCGTAGGCGCCGACGGCCACATGACGGTTTTCGACGATCTCTACGGCTTCCATCGGCTCGTCCGGCAGGCGCTGGAGCAGCGCGGCTGA
- a CDS encoding sigma-54-dependent transcriptional regulator: MSATVLVVDDDPVQRRLLDAMLKRFGYDVVVVESGSEAVNLLGHGEGEKFDAVVLDLVMPELDGMGVLAALRERGIETPVIVQTAHSSIETVVSAIRAGAVDFVVKPVGAERLQISLKNALKLGALEHELRHIKRRVSGTLGFRDLATKSADMARVVRLAERAAKSNIPILVEGESGVGKEVLARAIQGTSDRKGKPFVTVNCGAIPHNLVESILFGHEKGAFTGATERHIGKFVEANGGTLFLDEVGELPLDAQVKLLRAIQEGEVDPVGAKKSVRVDIRIISATNKSLLDQVKQGEFREDLYYRLNVFPITLPPLRQRREDIADLARGFLARFAAEEGKKLRGLSAEALGLISGYDWPGNVRQLENAMFRAVVLADGDELTVAEFPQIAAQMEGFDIRIPPVSASLMRQDMRNDTPRIIQMPVRDPNSLELVAGSDMRKLDALEREIIKFALTHYRGHMSEISRKLGIGRSTLYRKLKDYGLIENESGAEGEDAA; the protein is encoded by the coding sequence ATGTCCGCCACCGTTCTCGTCGTCGACGACGATCCCGTCCAGCGCCGTCTGCTCGACGCGATGCTGAAGCGCTTTGGTTACGATGTGGTCGTCGTCGAGAGCGGCAGCGAGGCGGTCAATCTGCTTGGCCATGGGGAGGGCGAGAAATTCGATGCCGTGGTGCTCGATCTCGTCATGCCGGAGCTCGATGGCATGGGTGTGCTCGCGGCGCTGCGCGAGCGCGGCATCGAGACGCCGGTCATCGTGCAGACGGCGCATAGCTCGATCGAGACCGTCGTCTCGGCGATACGCGCCGGCGCGGTCGATTTCGTGGTCAAGCCGGTCGGCGCGGAACGCCTGCAGATATCGCTCAAGAACGCGCTGAAGCTGGGCGCGCTCGAACATGAATTGCGTCACATCAAGCGGCGTGTCTCCGGCACGCTCGGTTTCCGCGACCTCGCCACCAAGAGTGCCGACATGGCGCGCGTGGTGCGCCTGGCCGAGCGCGCTGCCAAATCCAATATCCCGATCTTGGTCGAGGGCGAATCGGGCGTTGGCAAGGAGGTGCTGGCGCGCGCGATCCAAGGCACCAGCGACCGCAAGGGCAAGCCCTTCGTCACGGTGAACTGCGGCGCGATCCCGCATAATCTCGTCGAGTCGATCCTGTTCGGCCATGAGAAGGGCGCCTTCACCGGCGCGACCGAGCGCCATATCGGCAAATTCGTCGAGGCCAATGGCGGCACGCTCTTCCTCGACGAGGTCGGCGAATTGCCGCTCGACGCGCAGGTCAAGTTATTGCGTGCCATCCAGGAGGGTGAGGTCGACCCTGTCGGCGCCAAGAAGTCGGTGCGCGTCGATATCCGCATCATCTCCGCGACCAATAAGAGCCTGCTCGACCAGGTGAAGCAGGGCGAGTTCCGCGAGGATCTCTATTACCGCCTCAACGTCTTCCCGATCACGCTTCCGCCCTTGCGCCAGCGCCGCGAGGATATCGCCGATCTGGCGCGCGGTTTCCTGGCGCGCTTCGCCGCTGAGGAAGGCAAGAAGCTGCGCGGGCTCAGCGCCGAGGCGCTTGGGCTGATCAGCGGCTATGACTGGCCGGGCAATGTCCGCCAGCTCGAGAACGCGATGTTCCGCGCGGTGGTCCTGGCCGATGGCGACGAATTGACCGTGGCCGAGTTCCCGCAGATCGCGGCCCAGATGGAGGGCTTCGACATCCGCATCCCGCCGGTGTCGGCCTCGCTGATGCGCCAGGACATGCGCAACGACACGCCGCGCATCATCCAGATGCCGGTGCGCGATCCCAATTCGCTCGAACTTGTCGCGGGGTCCGACATGCGCAAGCTCGATGCTCTCGAGCGCGAGATCATCAAATTCGCGCTGACGCATTACCGCGGTCACATGTCGGAGATATCGCGCAAGCTCGGCATCGGCCGCTCGACGCTCTATCGCAAGCTCAAGGATTACGGGCTGATCGAGAATGAGTCTGGTGCTGAAGGCGAGGACGCGGCCTGA